A portion of the Halodesulfovibrio aestuarii DSM 17919 = ATCC 29578 genome contains these proteins:
- a CDS encoding PTS sugar transporter subunit IIB, with product MAWIRIDNRLIHGQVIETWIPYTNAKNLLVVNDDFADDALRQQIATLAIPDRISVDFIHITEIMGYAQSNNLQDTLIIVADCDDAKRIHDQGFSFDSINIGNLHYAPGKKQLCDHIAVSDHDQECLKFFANHEIILDFRCVPNQPLQIKGL from the coding sequence ATGGCTTGGATTCGCATTGATAACCGTTTGATCCATGGGCAGGTAATTGAAACTTGGATTCCATATACCAATGCCAAAAATCTGCTTGTCGTGAACGATGACTTTGCAGATGATGCATTGCGTCAACAAATTGCAACACTCGCGATTCCAGATCGAATTTCTGTAGATTTCATCCATATTACAGAAATTATGGGCTACGCTCAAAGCAACAACCTTCAGGACACACTTATCATCGTCGCAGATTGTGACGATGCAAAGCGTATCCATGATCAAGGTTTTTCCTTTGACTCAATTAACATAGGAAATTTGCACTATGCGCCGGGTAAAAAACAACTCTGCGACCACATAGCAGTTTCAGATCACGACCAAGAGTGTCTGAAATTTTTTGCTAATCACGAGATTATTCTCGATTTTCGCTGCGTGCCAAACCAACCATTACAGATTAAGGGGTTATAG
- a CDS encoding PTS sugar transporter subunit IIA: MSTTFPEETNIGVVIVTHTNYGAALLSAAEVIMGKQPSCETVSVDSEKDVSETVTTIKAMVESVDQGRGVLILTDMFGGTPTNLSLSLLGTRHLEVLTGVNLPMLLKVFGCRSMALDRLAIEAKDAGGKGIVMAGEILRSKVNE; the protein is encoded by the coding sequence ATGTCTACCACATTTCCTGAAGAAACAAATATTGGTGTAGTTATTGTTACCCACACAAACTACGGCGCGGCACTGTTAAGTGCGGCTGAAGTTATTATGGGCAAACAACCTTCCTGCGAAACCGTAAGCGTTGATAGCGAAAAAGATGTTTCAGAAACTGTCACAACTATTAAAGCAATGGTTGAAAGCGTAGACCAAGGACGCGGAGTGCTCATTCTTACAGACATGTTTGGTGGAACCCCGACAAACTTGAGTCTGTCACTACTCGGAACCAGACATTTAGAAGTACTGACGGGTGTAAACCTACCTATGCTGCTCAAGGTATTTGGTTGTCGGAGCATGGCTCTTGACCGTCTTGCTATTGAAGCAAAAGATGCTGGTGGTAAAGGTATTGTCATGGCCGGAGAAATCCTGCGAAGCAAGGTTAACGAGTAA
- a CDS encoding biotin--[acetyl-CoA-carboxylase] ligase, producing MHTCFVLHNEIPDVVSGITPEEMANSHICWESLKKQSWEKSCFGNLSMHSSILPYFPANIYLCGECSSALDVARILHEKELLEEWDSVLALRQQSGRGQLRRAWDSPEGNIYAAMRLPATGFFANELGSLVIGLLLASALQKLDYNAHIKWPNDILVDDKKIGGILLEERSGVLVAGIGLNVHSHPPTERLRNEWAVPADCLCKKEQPVPVLQLWQTLVDYMHFCYNSLVVQYTTAKLISSVEKQLAWLGRNVWIHGSDLINRSGRIMGISQDGGLRIRQKNGEKIIHSGSISLHP from the coding sequence ATGCACACCTGCTTTGTTTTACATAATGAAATTCCTGATGTTGTTTCCGGAATCACCCCCGAAGAAATGGCGAATTCCCATATCTGCTGGGAGTCCTTAAAAAAACAATCGTGGGAAAAATCTTGCTTTGGCAACCTGTCCATGCACAGCTCCATCTTGCCATATTTCCCAGCAAACATATATTTATGTGGAGAATGCAGTTCAGCATTAGATGTGGCACGTATTTTACATGAAAAAGAGCTACTTGAAGAATGGGATTCCGTTTTAGCACTACGGCAGCAGAGTGGCCGTGGACAATTGCGGCGCGCGTGGGATTCACCGGAAGGTAATATTTATGCTGCAATGCGGCTACCCGCGACAGGTTTTTTCGCTAATGAGCTTGGTTCATTGGTTATTGGATTGCTGTTAGCAAGTGCATTGCAAAAATTAGATTATAATGCACATATAAAGTGGCCTAATGATATTTTAGTAGATGATAAAAAAATTGGCGGTATTCTGTTGGAAGAGAGGTCAGGTGTATTAGTGGCCGGGATTGGGCTGAACGTCCATTCACACCCTCCAACAGAACGTTTGCGGAACGAATGGGCTGTTCCTGCAGACTGTTTGTGCAAAAAAGAACAACCAGTGCCGGTATTACAGCTGTGGCAGACACTTGTAGACTACATGCATTTTTGCTACAACTCACTGGTTGTTCAGTATACTACCGCGAAATTAATTTCGAGTGTTGAAAAACAACTTGCTTGGCTGGGGCGAAATGTATGGATCCATGGAAGTGATCTAATCAATCGGTCGGGCAGGATAATGGGTATTTCTCAAGATGGTGGTCTTCGGATCCGTCAAAAAAACGGCGAGAAGATCATCCATTCCGGTAGTATTTCCCTCCACCCGTGA
- a CDS encoding PTS sugar transporter subunit IIA, with protein MKLGEYLEKELVLPELTASTKQEALAELLAPVVEKNPSLDAEEIFNVLMERESLGTTGIGNGIAIPHGKLPSLDKIVVVAGRSLDGLDFDALDQKPCKIFFMVLAPENVAGTHLRILAQISRLLKDEDFKKLFMESDTQDALWNLLAAA; from the coding sequence ATGAAGCTGGGTGAATACCTAGAAAAAGAACTTGTACTGCCGGAGCTTACCGCCAGCACCAAGCAAGAGGCGCTGGCGGAGCTCTTGGCTCCTGTTGTTGAGAAAAATCCATCTCTTGATGCTGAAGAAATTTTTAACGTGCTTATGGAACGAGAAAGTCTCGGAACCACAGGCATTGGTAATGGCATTGCCATTCCTCATGGAAAACTCCCCTCACTCGATAAAATAGTCGTAGTTGCAGGGCGAAGCTTAGACGGTCTGGACTTTGATGCTCTCGATCAAAAACCATGTAAAATTTTCTTTATGGTACTTGCACCCGAAAACGTTGCAGGAACACATTTACGCATCCTAGCTCAAATTTCACGACTCCTGAAAGACGAGGATTTCAAAAAACTCTTTATGGAATCTGACACTCAGGACGCTTTATGGAACCTTTTAGCTGCTGCGTAA
- the rapZ gene encoding RNase adapter RapZ, whose amino-acid sequence MISASQHVIPVIIIAGLSGAGKSSALKVFEDMAYYTIDGLPMSMTSEFMDVLTECGLESYKGIVLGVDVRQCSFKSEWTTAINKLVADGYSPTVIFLESRADVILRRYKETRRPHPFEGNGIGLEQAMTNERALMAPARAEADFIFDTSEYSIHDLRRVLQRRWQSEENDMKGLKVHLMSFGFKHNTPSEADMIFDLRFLPNPHHDPELRPYSGQDAPVVSYVLKNSVGQTYLRKLEDLLHFTLLQMEKEGRYRITIGFGCTGGRHRSVAVTEAIFEFLKKSDFAVSKEHRHINLA is encoded by the coding sequence ATGATTTCTGCATCTCAACACGTGATCCCTGTAATCATCATCGCGGGACTCTCTGGAGCCGGAAAAAGTAGTGCGCTAAAAGTCTTTGAAGACATGGCATACTACACAATTGATGGACTCCCGATGTCCATGACATCAGAATTCATGGATGTTCTTACAGAATGTGGCCTTGAAAGCTATAAGGGGATTGTTCTCGGAGTAGATGTCCGGCAATGCTCATTCAAAAGTGAATGGACAACAGCAATTAATAAATTAGTTGCAGACGGATATTCACCAACTGTCATTTTTCTCGAATCACGCGCCGATGTTATTCTTCGACGTTATAAAGAGACCAGGCGTCCGCATCCTTTCGAGGGTAATGGTATTGGCCTTGAACAGGCAATGACAAACGAACGTGCTCTGATGGCACCAGCACGAGCAGAAGCAGATTTTATTTTTGACACTTCAGAGTATTCTATTCATGATTTGCGTCGTGTACTGCAACGCAGATGGCAGTCAGAAGAAAATGATATGAAGGGCCTTAAAGTTCACCTTATGAGCTTTGGGTTTAAGCATAATACCCCTTCTGAAGCAGACATGATTTTTGACTTACGTTTTTTACCAAATCCACATCATGATCCAGAGCTACGCCCATACAGCGGACAGGATGCCCCCGTTGTTTCCTACGTGCTTAAGAACAGTGTGGGACAGACCTATTTACGAAAGCTTGAAGACTTATTACACTTCACGCTTCTGCAAATGGAAAAAGAAGGGCGCTACCGCATCACCATTGGCTTCGGCTGTACTGGTGGACGACATCGCTCTGTTGCGGTAACTGAGGCCATATTCGAATTTTTGAAAAAATCTGACTTTGCTGTTTCAAAAGAGCATCGTCATATCAACTTGGCATAA
- a CDS encoding manganese-dependent inorganic pyrophosphatase, producing the protein MAVLVMGHMNPDTDSIISAIAVADALNKRGIEAKAVAQGEVTPESAFVLEKFGLTAPEVVTSVAGQQVWLVDTSDKAQLPADIDEAEICGVIDHHKLGDITTSNPLEMWVWPVGCGCTAIKGFYDHYGLEIPAGIAGGMLCAILSDTVMFKSVTCTEADKVAVEALAKMAGVADTTALGMEMFKVKSAVDGATMEELVFRDYKDFDMNGNKVGIGQLEVVDLSLLDSVKAGLKEEIAKVKADGRHSVFLLLTDIMKEGSEMLICSDDASVVEKAFGVAGSESVWLDGVMSRKKQVVPNFEKAFK; encoded by the coding sequence ATGGCAGTACTCGTAATGGGACATATGAACCCGGACACCGACTCTATTATTTCTGCAATCGCTGTTGCGGATGCACTCAATAAACGTGGCATCGAAGCTAAAGCAGTAGCGCAGGGCGAAGTTACCCCTGAATCTGCTTTTGTTTTAGAAAAATTTGGCCTTACCGCTCCAGAAGTTGTAACTTCTGTTGCAGGTCAGCAAGTATGGCTCGTAGATACCTCTGATAAAGCGCAGCTTCCAGCAGATATCGACGAAGCAGAAATCTGTGGCGTAATTGATCACCACAAACTGGGTGACATCACCACCTCAAATCCACTTGAAATGTGGGTATGGCCTGTAGGTTGTGGTTGTACCGCAATCAAAGGTTTCTACGACCACTACGGCCTTGAAATCCCTGCTGGCATTGCAGGCGGCATGCTTTGCGCTATTCTTTCTGATACTGTAATGTTCAAGTCTGTAACTTGCACCGAAGCTGATAAAGTGGCTGTAGAAGCTCTCGCTAAAATGGCTGGCGTTGCCGACACAACAGCTCTCGGTATGGAAATGTTCAAAGTTAAGTCTGCAGTAGATGGCGCAACCATGGAAGAACTTGTTTTCCGTGATTACAAAGACTTTGACATGAACGGCAACAAAGTTGGCATCGGCCAGCTCGAAGTTGTTGATCTTTCTCTTCTCGACAGCGTAAAAGCTGGTCTTAAAGAAGAAATTGCTAAAGTTAAAGCAGACGGTCGTCATTCCGTATTCCTTCTTCTCACAGACATCATGAAAGAAGGCTCCGAAATGCTCATCTGCTCTGATGATGCTTCCGTAGTTGAAAAAGCTTTCGGTGTAGCTGGTAGCGAATCCGTATGGCTTGACGGCGTAATGAGCCGTAAAAAACAGGTTGTTCCTAACTTTGAAAAAGCTTTCAAATAG
- the hpf gene encoding ribosome hibernation-promoting factor, HPF/YfiA family, giving the protein MNIAFTFKNFEPSNHLKAYAKRRFNKLGRFLPNPEHLEMQVSLSVDNFRHKAEISLVSDNLTLSATEESEDMYATVDLVRDKLKAQIIRRTEKLQTKRKGAEKFVLEGTLPPEEVVDSERTIIGMDNFVPKPMDLDEAAMQLDALDYDFLVFLNAETERVNVIYRRKDENFGLIDPVY; this is encoded by the coding sequence ATGAACATCGCTTTCACATTCAAGAATTTTGAGCCTTCCAATCACCTAAAAGCATATGCCAAACGACGCTTTAACAAGCTTGGCAGATTCTTGCCGAACCCTGAACACTTGGAAATGCAAGTCTCACTTTCTGTTGACAATTTCCGCCACAAAGCAGAAATTTCACTTGTATCGGACAACTTAACTCTATCCGCTACAGAAGAATCTGAAGACATGTATGCAACCGTTGATCTTGTTCGTGATAAACTCAAAGCACAGATCATACGTCGTACGGAAAAACTACAAACGAAACGCAAGGGTGCAGAAAAGTTTGTACTCGAAGGTACTTTGCCTCCGGAAGAAGTAGTAGATTCTGAACGAACCATTATTGGTATGGACAACTTTGTACCAAAACCTATGGATCTTGACGAAGCCGCTATGCAGCTTGATGCACTGGATTATGATTTTCTTGTTTTTCTTAATGCTGAAACCGAACGGGTTAATGTGATCTACCGCCGTAAAGATGAAAACTTCGGTTTGATCGATCCCGTTTACTAG